A stretch of Macrobrachium rosenbergii isolate ZJJX-2024 chromosome 12, ASM4041242v1, whole genome shotgun sequence DNA encodes these proteins:
- the LOC136844367 gene encoding glycine-rich protein-like — MMKYLWLLIVVVALVAADDSSDDDADGVQGRTGAAASGSGDKRFFGLGGLPIGGGFGFQGGLGFGGGLGLGGGLGLGGGLGGLGVGGGYCRYWCPAIYGQYLCCDHLNPNAYL, encoded by the coding sequence atGATGAAGTACCTGTGGTTGCTGATTGTGGTCGTGGCCCTCGTGGCTGCCGACGATAGCAGCGACGACGACGCTGACGGAGTCCAGGGCCGCACTGGCGCTGCTGCCTCCGGGAGTGGGGACAAGAGGTTCTTCGGACTCGGCGGCCTGCCCATTGGCGGAGGGTTTGGATTCCAAGGGGGCCTGGGATTCGGAGGGGGACTCGGACTCGGAGGTGGACTCGGACTCGGAGGTGGACTCGGTGGACTTGGTGTTGGTGGCGGCTATTGTCGCTACTGGTGCCCAGCGATCTACGGTCAGTACCTCTGCTGTGACCACCTCAACCCCAACGCCTACTTGTAG
- the LOC136844366 gene encoding PE-PGRS family protein PE_PGRS5-like produces MKFLWLLIAVLALVAADDSSSPSQSDDDHGDDDAGASGVEGRTGRGRPGSQKFFDDGFGGSFGGGFSAGFGGGLGGGIGPVGGLGGLGGIGAGLGALGGIGGIGGIGGIGGIGGIGAVRPPSPPSDCRYWCRTPQGQAYCCESALEPQSLAGVVKPGFCPPVRPLCPPVRSFLPPAPCSNDGACGGVDKCCFDTCLQQHVCKPPLGFGRR; encoded by the coding sequence atGAAGTTCCTGTGGTTGCTGATTGCCGTCTTGGCCCTCGTGGCTGCAGACGATAGCAGCTCCCCTTCTCAGTCTGATGACGATCATGGAGACGACGACGCTGGTGCCAGCGGCGTCGAAGGCCGTACAGGCCGAGGTCGTCCAGGCTCCCAGAAATTTTTTGACGACGGCTTTGGCGGTAGTTTTGGCGGTGGTTTTAGCGCTGGTTTTGGCGGCGGTCTAGGTGGTGGAATCGGTCCCGTTGGAGGACTTGGAGGATTGGGAGGAATCGGTGCTGGTCTGGGTGCCCTTGGTGGCATTGGGGGTATCGGCGGTATTGGTGGTATCGGCGGTATTGGTGGTATCGGCGCTGTTAGGCCCCCAAGTCCCCCAAGTGACTGCCGCTACTGGTGCAGGACTCCCCAGGGTCAGGCCTACTGCTGCGAGAGTGCCCTCGAACCCCAGAGCTTGGCTGGAGTAGTCAAACCTGGATTCTGTCCTCCTGTCCGCCCACTCTGCCCACCCGTCAGGAGCTTCCTCCCACCAGCACCCTGCTCCAACGATGGTGCCTGCGGTGGTGTTGACAAGTGCTGCTTCGACACCTGCCTGCAGCAGCATGTCTGCAAGCCCCCTCTCGGATTTGGACGTCGCTGA
- the LOC136844194 gene encoding elastin-like, whose protein sequence is MKFLCVLVVGLALVAADDDDKKPTEGRTGSKPAGDKPAGGGEANTRFLGGAGGFGGPGDFGGPGGFGGPGGFGGPLAVSPAVIAPVPPAGGFGNSFGVSTGLGGLQSGFGGGFSVNPGFGGFGGNSGFVGGFGVNPGFGGFNPGFGSVAPPSTCRYWCRTPQGQAYCCESINQPQSFVGVKPGFCPPVRPACPPVRNFQPPVTCSNDGSCGGVDKCCFDTCLQEHVCKPPQGFGR, encoded by the coding sequence ATGAAGTTTTTGTGTGTACTTGTTGTGGGTTTGGCCCTTGTAGCCGCAGATGACGACGACAAAAAACCCACAGAGGGGCGCACTGGAAGTAAACCAGCAGGAGACAAACCAGCAGGTGGCGGTGAAGCAAACACGAGATTCCTTGGAGGCGCCGGAGGCTTTGGAGGCCCGGGAGACTTTGGAGGTCCAGGAGGCTTTGGAGGTCCAGGAGGCTTCGGAGGCCCTCTTGCCGTAAGTCCCGCTGTTATTGCACCAGTCCCACCAGCTGGAGGTTTCGGAAACTCCTTTGGTGTCAGTACAGGACTGGGCGGATTGCAGTCTGGTTTTGGAGGAGGGTTTTCCGTAAATCCCGGCTTTGGAGGGTTTGGCGGCAATTCCGGATTCGTCGGAGGCTTCGGTGTCAACCCAGGATTTGGTGGTTTCAACCCAGGATTTGGATCGGTAGCGCCACCCAGCACTTGCCGCTACTGGTGCAGGACTCCCCAGGGACAGGCTTACTGCTGTGAAAGCATCAACCAACCTCAGAGCTTCGTTGGAGTGAAGCCTGGATTCTGCCCACCTGTCCGCCCCGCCTGCCCACCCGTCAGGAATTTCCAGCCTCCCGTAACTTGCTCCAACGACGGCTCCTGCGGCGGTGTTGACAAGTGCTGCTTCGACACCTGCTTGCAAGAGCACGTTTGCAAGCCTCCTCAGGGCTTTGGCCGTTAA